The region GAGCATATTTTTTAGGAAGGTTATATTTTTTTATGACTTTAGATTTTTCGACATTGTAGCTAATTATTTGTGAGTTCTTATCACTAATCATGTATAAAATATTTCCATTAAAGGTTAATCCTGAAATATCTGTAAGTTTTGGGTCAATAATATCTTTTATTTTTAATTTTTTTGCTTCTAAATCATAATCTAAAATTACAATTATTGAAGAATCTTCTTTAGGATATTTTTTCTTTGATTGATTTGAGGCGTATAATTTATTGTTAAAAAGGGCTAATCCTTCAATTCCATTACCACCTTTTTTTAATACTTTTTTACCTTTATATTTTCTATCTATTTTTATTTTTTTTACAATATCAAAACTTTTTTTCTCTACAACTAAGATAGAGTCTTTTTTTTCGTTTATTAAAAGAAGCAAAGCATTCTTTTCATCAAC is a window of Halarcobacter sp. DNA encoding:
- a CDS encoding SdiA-regulated domain-containing protein, with translation MIKSLIPLFISFFFMQNLFAKEKVIAKIPEASGICYSVISDSLFVVNDEGTLYELSKNGKVLRKKKLGKYDLEAIEVDEKNALLLLINEKKDSILVVEKKSFDIVKKIKIDRKYKGKKVLKKGGNGIEGLALFNNKLYASNQSKKKYPKEDSSIIVILDYDLEAKKLKIKDIIDPKLTDISGLTFNGNILYMISDKNSQIISYNVEKSKVIKKYNLPKKYAQEGITFDKKGNLYIADDNGKILKIKNYLK